In the Quercus lobata isolate SW786 chromosome 5, ValleyOak3.0 Primary Assembly, whole genome shotgun sequence genome, one interval contains:
- the LOC115991774 gene encoding G-type lectin S-receptor-like serine/threonine-protein kinase At1g11300, which yields MQLFKKSMKRGNDLMVFLASKIFILSIEQVMGRVRNTSMSVLLVLLYCICFESGSATDTITSSEPIKDPGYIISNGSAFKLGFFSPEKSTNRYVGIWYNNISGCTVVWVANRQKPLGDSNGVLTISEDGVLEVLNGEKEVIWSANVTNSVPNSRAQLLDSGNLVLQENTTGTIWESFQYPSDTVLPTMKLSANVRTGKKVQITSWKSPSDPSIGIFSCGIQPPRLPQVFIWKDGSPYWRSGPWNSRIFIGIPDMDSVYLNGFNFVDGQDGNFYLTYAYEDKSLSYFALNSQGNLVLKYMSNGFKDVVWLALHTDCDVYGKCGAFGTCDPQNTPICSCFQGFEPNNLEEWNQGNWTSGCVRRAPLQCERENIGGEEGKKDGFLKLKMMKVPDIAAWSSASENKCREQCLENCSCIAYAYETGVGCMSWTEKVIDAQQFSSLGVDLYIRVAYSELDKVGDVKKIVTITVITGTIFLSICTYLLWRRTTNLKGRKKKAKEILLFNRVQAQPKFHNDNLDQVKVQELPLFNFEKLASATNNFHLSNELGKGGFGPVYRGKLPNGHEIAVKRLSKASGQGSKEFMNEVVVISKLQHRNLVRLLGCCVEGEEKMLIYEYMPNKSLDAFLFDPHKEKLLDWRKRFNIIEGIGRGLLYLHRDSILRIIHRDLKASNILLDKELNPKISDFGMARIFGNDEDQANTNRVVGTYGYMSPEYAMEGRFSEKSDVFSFGVLLLEIISGRKNSSFYHDEQSMSLLGFAWKLWNADNIIALIDTIVYEPCFEMEILRCIHVGLLCVQEFAKDKPTVCVVISMLKSEILDLPRPKQPAFTERQIPLDKKLSHSGQRKFSVNDVTVSKVQGR from the exons ATGCAGCTCTTTAAGAAAAGTATGAAAAGAGGCAATGACTTAATGGTGTTCCTGGCATCTAAAATCTTCATTCTCAGCATTGAACAAGTTATGGGACGTGTTCGAAACACGAGCATGTCAGTTCTTCTAGTCTTGCTATATTGCATTTGTTTTGAATCTGGTTCTGCCACAGACACCATCACATCTTCTGAACCCATCAAAGACCCTGGCTATATAATCTCCAATGGGAGTGCTTTCAAACTGGGATTCTTCAGCCCAGAAAAATCTACCAATCGATACGTCGGAATATGGTATAATAACATCTCTGGATGCACAGTTGTATGGGTAGCTAACAGACAGAAACCTCTTGGGGATTCTAATGGGGTTCTTACCATATCTGAAGACGGAGTTCTTGAGGTACTAAATGGAGAGAAGGAGGTAATTTGGTCAGCGAATGTTACAAACTCTGTTCCCAATTCAAGAGCCCAGCTTTTGGATTCAGGGAACCTGGTCTTGCAAGAAAACACTACAGGGACAATATGGGAGAGTTTCCAATATCCTTCTGATACAGTCTTGCCAACGATGAAGCTTAGTGCTAATGTAAGAACAGGTAAGAAAGTGCAGATTACATCTTGGAAAAGCCCTTCTGATCCATCCATTGGAATCTTCTCGTGTGGTATTCAACCTCCTAGACTTCCTCAAGTATTCATTTGGAAAGACGGTAGTCCATATTGGCGCAGTGGTCCATGGAACAGTCGGATCTTCATTGGAATACCGGATATGGATTCTGTATATCTTAATGGTTTCAATTTTGTAGATGGTCAAGATGGAAATTTTTATCTAACTTATGCTTATGAAGACAAGTCTTTGTCCTATTTTGCCTTGAATTCACAAGGGAATCTAGTGCTCAAATATATGTCTAATGGTTTTAAGGATGTCGTGTGGTTAGCTTTGCACACTGATTGTGATGTTTATGGCAAGTGTGGGGCATTCGGAACCTGTGATCCACAGAATACACCAATTTGTAGCTGCTTCCAGGGGTTCGAGccaaataatttagaagaatgGAATCAAGGCAATTGGACTAGTGGATGTGTTAGGAGGGCACCGTTGCAGTGTGAGAGGGAGAACATTGGTggtgaagaaggaaaaaaagacgGGTTTTTGAAATTGAAGATGATGAAAGTGCCAGACATTGCAGCTTGGTCAAGTGCTTCTGAAAACAAATGCAGAGAGCAATGCTTGGAAAATTGTTCTTGCATAGCATATGCATATGAAACTGGCGTTGGTTGTATGTCTTGGACTGAGAAAGTAATTGATGCACAACAATTCTCCAGTTTGGGAGTTGATCTTTATATTCGTGTGGCCTACTCAGAACTTG ATAAAGTGGGagatgtgaaaaaaattgtcacaatcACAGTGATCACAGGAACAATTTTCCTTTCCATCTGCACTTATTTATTGTGGAGGCGGACGACAAATCTAAAAG gaaggaaaaagaaagcgAAGGAGATCTTATTGTTCAACAGAGTacaagcacaaccaaaattTCATAATGACAACTTGGACCAAGTTAAAGTCCAAGAGCTACCGCTATTCAATTTTGAGAAGCTGGCAAGTGCAACGAACAACTTCCATCTATCTAACGAGCTTGGGAAGGGTGGATTTGGTCCCGTATATAGG GGAAAATTGCCAAATGGACACGAGATTGCAGTAAAAAGACTTTCTAAAGCCTCTGGACAAGGGTCAAAAGAATTTATGAATGAGGTGGTGGTAATTTCAAAACTTCAACATCGGAATCTTGTTAGGCTTCTTGGTTGCTGTGttgaaggagaagaaaagatGTTGATCTATGAATATATGCCAAACAAAAGTCTGGATGCATTCCTCTTTG ATCCTCACAAGGAAAAACTGCTAGATTGGAGAAAACGTTTCAACATTATTGAAGGAATTGGTCGAGGTCTACTTTACCTTCATAGGGATTCTATATTAAGGATTATTCATAGAGATTTAAAGGCAAGTAACATCTTGTTGGATAAAGAgctaaatccaaaaatatcagattttggAATGGCTAGGATTTTTGGAAATGATGAAGACCAGGCTAATACTAATAGGGTCGTTGGAACATA TGGCTATATGTCTCCTGAATATGCAATGGAAGGGCGATTTTCAGAAAAATCGGATGTCTTCAGCTTTGGAGTGTTGTTACTTGAGATAATAAGTGGAAGAAAAAACTCTAGCTTTTATCATGATGAGCAATCCATGAGCCTTTTAGGATTT GCATGGAAATTGTGGAATGCAGACAACATTATAGCCTTAATAGACACAATAGTATATGAACCCTGCTTTGAAATGGAGATTTTGAGATGCATACATGTTGGCCTGTTGTGTGTGCAAGAATTTGCCAAAGATAAGCCAACTGTATGTGTTGTTATTTCTATGCTTAAAAGTGAGATTCTTGATCTTCCTCGTCCAAAGCAGCCAGCATTTACTGAAAGGCAAATTCCCTTAGA